Proteins from one Acidiphilium multivorum AIU301 genomic window:
- the holA gene encoding DNA polymerase III subunit delta, translated as MKIDARHVETFLADPGRARFVLVYGPDTSLVAERARRLAKLVAGSLDDPFRLTELDADTAERLPEEAGAQAFGGGRRVVLLRDAGDRQVAPVEAALEGKGDALIVAIGGDLPGRSKLRALAEKHAEAAAIACYLPDGAARGPALEAALRAAGVGIGREALALAASRLGGETGALRDAAERLALYAGPNGAVDIEAVEAVLDDQGSASMQDAIDAALAGDVKAADHAIGLALEEGAAPVAVIRVLLGELAGLRLMADAVAGGASPRDAVAARRPPVFFKRQPVVMKAVARWREPAIMAAIERGLRAEADCKRTGAVPEAIVRQMLLGLAQRAARA; from the coding sequence GTGAAGATCGACGCCCGCCACGTCGAGACATTCCTCGCCGATCCGGGCCGCGCGCGGTTCGTTCTTGTCTATGGACCCGACACGTCGCTGGTTGCCGAACGGGCGCGCCGGCTGGCGAAGCTGGTCGCGGGATCGCTCGACGATCCGTTCCGGCTCACCGAACTCGATGCCGACACCGCCGAGCGCCTGCCCGAGGAAGCCGGGGCGCAGGCCTTCGGCGGCGGCCGCCGGGTGGTGCTGCTGCGCGATGCCGGCGACCGGCAGGTGGCACCCGTCGAGGCCGCGCTGGAGGGGAAGGGCGATGCCCTCATCGTCGCGATCGGCGGTGATCTGCCGGGGCGGTCGAAACTCCGCGCCCTGGCGGAAAAACACGCGGAGGCGGCGGCCATCGCCTGCTACCTGCCGGATGGCGCGGCCCGCGGCCCGGCGCTCGAGGCGGCGCTGCGGGCGGCCGGCGTGGGCATCGGCCGCGAGGCGCTCGCCCTCGCCGCGAGCCGGCTCGGCGGCGAGACCGGGGCGCTGCGCGACGCGGCGGAACGGCTCGCCCTCTATGCCGGGCCGAACGGCGCGGTGGATATCGAGGCGGTCGAGGCGGTGCTCGATGATCAGGGCTCGGCCTCGATGCAGGATGCGATCGATGCCGCCCTGGCCGGCGACGTGAAGGCGGCGGACCACGCGATCGGGCTGGCGCTGGAGGAAGGCGCCGCGCCGGTCGCGGTGATCCGCGTGCTGCTCGGCGAACTCGCCGGGTTGCGGCTGATGGCCGACGCGGTCGCCGGCGGCGCGAGCCCGCGCGATGCCGTTGCGGCGCGCCGGCCGCCGGTGTTCTTCAAGCGCCAGCCGGTCGTGATGAAGGCGGTGGCGCGCTGGCGGGAGCCGGCGATCATGGCGGCGATCGAACGGGGCCTGCGCGCCGAGGCGGACTGCAAGCGCACCGGGGCGGTGCCCGAGGCGATCGTGCGGCAGATGCTGCTGGGGCTCGCGCAGCGCGCCGCCCGCGCCTGA
- a CDS encoding class I SAM-dependent methyltransferase, which translates to MLPAWKRALLRFPPLARIAAREGALHNRVAALEAELAALRPPPAPPFPIVHAIEHFWCDRCGVFVCGWIHAHAVKVRAVALRVGDRRTDPVPPAPRPDVQSHYPEIGDSGFSLYLEAPPFQPASLEIATDAGDVSIPLEPPPLPPPPPSPLVIRPFIDELRQRRGRVLEIGARLVSPGAYARARDFEPDCHYVGCDIHPAPGVDLVADAHSLSAATGRGAFEGIFSVAVMEHIAEPWRVAAEINRALTPGGLTFHITHHTFPLHETPNDFWRYSDEAMRILFGPARGFEIVDAGMRSPVSLVRLFPGRAAADMEITRHAGYVGTWVLARKVAEIADDAPDAGMTGDLAERSRAYPKRG; encoded by the coding sequence ATGCTGCCGGCCTGGAAGCGGGCGCTGCTCCGCTTCCCGCCGCTCGCCCGCATCGCCGCGCGGGAGGGCGCGCTGCACAACCGGGTCGCCGCCCTCGAAGCCGAGCTCGCCGCCCTGCGGCCGCCGCCGGCGCCGCCATTCCCGATCGTTCACGCGATCGAGCATTTCTGGTGCGACCGCTGCGGCGTGTTTGTCTGCGGCTGGATCCATGCCCATGCGGTGAAGGTGCGCGCGGTCGCGCTGCGCGTCGGCGACCGCCGCACCGATCCGGTGCCGCCGGCGCCGCGCCCGGACGTGCAGTCGCATTATCCCGAGATCGGCGACAGCGGCTTCAGCCTCTACCTCGAGGCTCCGCCTTTCCAGCCCGCCAGCCTCGAGATCGCGACCGATGCAGGCGACGTCTCGATCCCGCTCGAACCGCCGCCGCTGCCGCCGCCGCCGCCCTCGCCGCTGGTGATCCGGCCCTTCATCGACGAACTCCGGCAACGGCGCGGCCGGGTGCTGGAAATCGGCGCCCGCCTCGTCAGCCCCGGTGCCTATGCGCGGGCCCGCGATTTCGAACCGGACTGCCATTATGTCGGCTGCGACATTCATCCCGCGCCGGGCGTGGACCTCGTGGCCGACGCGCACTCCCTGTCGGCGGCGACCGGCCGGGGCGCCTTCGAGGGCATCTTCTCGGTCGCGGTGATGGAACACATCGCCGAGCCCTGGCGCGTCGCCGCCGAGATCAACCGCGCCCTTACCCCAGGCGGCCTGACCTTCCACATCACCCACCACACCTTTCCCCTGCACGAGACGCCGAACGATTTCTGGCGCTATTCGGACGAGGCGATGCGGATCCTGTTCGGCCCGGCGCGCGGCTTCGAGATCGTCGATGCCGGCATGCGCAGCCCGGTCAGCCTGGTGCGGCTGTTCCCCGGCCGCGCGGCGGCGGACATGGAGATCACCCGTCACGCCGGCTATGTCGGCACCTGGGTGCTGGCGCGGAAGGTCGCCGAAATCGCCGACGACGCGCCGGATGCCGGGATGACCGGCGATCTCGCCGAACGCAGCCGCGCCTATCCGAAGCGCGGCTGA
- the uvrA gene encoding excinuclease ABC subunit UvrA, translated as MAGSGYITVRGAREHNLKNIDVRIPRDQLTVITGLSGSGKSSLAFDTIYAEGQRRYVESLSAYARQFLELMGKPDVDSIEGLSPAISIEQKTTSRNPRSTVGTVTEIHDYMRLLWARAGVPYSPATGLPIEAQTVSQMVDRVMAMAPGTRLLLLAPVVRDRKGEYRKELAELQRRGFTRVKVDGKLYEIAEVPALNKKIKHEIEAVVDRIVVREGAEQRLADSFETALALSDGIAYAENADTGERTVFSARFACPVSGFTIEEIEPRLFSFNSPHGACPECAGLGTETVFDPALIVPDERRSLADQAIAPWANAQSPYYDQTLACLAKHFRVKLTTPWEDLPETVREAILFGAGKTEIDFSYKDGVRAYTVTRPFEGVVRNLERRMRETDSVWVREELARYQAEQPCRRCQGARLRDEALAVRVAGKNIAEASDLSIREARDWFATVLDTLTPQRQDIARRILREINERLQFLVDVGLDYLSLARSSATLSGGESQRIRLASQIGSGLTGVLYVLDEPSIGLHQRDNERLLGTLRRLRDLGNTVLVVEHDEDAIRSADHVIDIGPRAGVHGGELVAEGSVADIAANPRSLTGDYLSGRRSIAVPERRRPVDPARMLKLVGARGNNLKTVTGEFPLGVFTAITGVSGGGKSTLVIDTLYKAVSRRLMGSGQVPAPFERLDGLDLLDKIIEIDQSPIGRTPRSNPATYTDLFAPIRDWFAELPESRARGYKSGRFSFNVKGGRCEACQGDGVLKIEMHFLPDVFVTCDTCKGKRYNRETLEIRFREKSIADVLDMNVDEAMGYFSAQPRIRDRLELLGKVGLGYIKLGQAATTLSGGEAQRIKLAKELARRATGRTLYILDEPTTGLHFEDVRKLLEVLHALVDAGNTVIVIEHNLEVIKTADWIIDLGPEGGDGGGEIVAAGTPEEVVTNERSHTASFLAPLLPKPAARSAGRRRKVA; from the coding sequence ATGGCAGGGTCGGGCTACATCACCGTGCGCGGCGCGCGTGAGCACAATCTGAAGAACATCGACGTCCGCATCCCGCGCGACCAGCTCACCGTGATCACCGGGCTGTCCGGCTCCGGCAAGTCCTCGCTCGCCTTCGACACGATCTATGCCGAGGGGCAGCGCCGCTATGTCGAGAGCCTGTCCGCCTATGCGCGGCAGTTCCTCGAACTGATGGGCAAGCCGGATGTGGACAGTATCGAGGGCCTCTCGCCGGCGATCTCGATCGAGCAGAAGACGACCTCGCGCAACCCGCGCTCCACGGTTGGCACCGTTACCGAAATCCACGACTACATGCGCCTGCTCTGGGCCCGCGCCGGCGTGCCCTATTCGCCGGCGACCGGCCTGCCGATCGAGGCGCAGACGGTGAGCCAGATGGTCGACCGGGTGATGGCGATGGCGCCCGGCACCCGCCTGCTGCTGCTCGCCCCGGTGGTGCGCGACCGCAAGGGCGAATACCGCAAGGAACTCGCCGAATTGCAGCGCCGCGGCTTCACCCGCGTGAAGGTGGACGGCAAGCTCTACGAGATTGCCGAGGTGCCGGCGCTCAACAAGAAGATCAAGCACGAGATCGAGGCGGTGGTGGACCGCATCGTCGTGCGCGAGGGCGCGGAACAGCGGCTTGCCGATTCCTTCGAGACCGCGCTCGCCCTCTCGGATGGCATCGCCTATGCCGAGAACGCCGACACAGGGGAGCGCACGGTGTTTTCCGCCCGCTTCGCCTGCCCGGTCTCCGGCTTCACGATCGAGGAGATCGAGCCGCGCCTGTTCAGCTTCAACTCGCCGCACGGCGCCTGCCCCGAATGCGCCGGGCTCGGCACCGAGACCGTGTTCGACCCCGCGCTGATCGTGCCCGACGAGCGCCGCTCGCTCGCCGACCAGGCCATCGCCCCCTGGGCCAACGCGCAGTCGCCCTATTACGACCAGACGCTGGCCTGCCTCGCGAAGCATTTCCGGGTGAAGCTGACCACACCCTGGGAAGACCTGCCCGAGACGGTTCGCGAGGCGATCCTGTTCGGCGCCGGCAAGACGGAGATCGACTTTTCCTACAAGGACGGGGTGCGCGCCTATACCGTCACCCGCCCGTTCGAGGGGGTGGTGCGCAATCTCGAACGCCGGATGCGCGAGACCGACAGCGTGTGGGTGCGCGAGGAGCTGGCGCGCTACCAGGCCGAGCAGCCCTGCCGGCGCTGCCAGGGCGCGCGCCTGCGCGACGAGGCGCTGGCCGTCCGGGTTGCCGGGAAAAACATCGCCGAGGCCTCGGATCTTTCGATCCGCGAGGCGCGCGACTGGTTCGCCACCGTGCTCGACACGCTGACCCCGCAGCGCCAGGACATCGCCCGCCGCATCCTCCGCGAGATCAACGAGCGGCTGCAATTCCTCGTCGATGTCGGGCTCGACTATCTCTCGCTCGCCCGCAGCTCGGCCACGCTGTCGGGCGGGGAAAGCCAGCGCATCCGCCTCGCCAGCCAGATCGGCTCCGGCCTGACGGGCGTGCTCTACGTTCTCGACGAACCCTCGATCGGCCTGCATCAACGCGATAACGAACGGTTATTGGGCACGCTGCGCCGGCTGCGCGATCTCGGCAACACGGTGCTGGTCGTCGAGCATGACGAGGATGCGATCCGCAGCGCCGACCACGTGATCGATATCGGCCCGCGCGCCGGCGTGCATGGCGGCGAGCTGGTCGCCGAGGGCTCGGTCGCGGACATCGCCGCCAATCCGCGTTCGCTCACCGGCGACTATCTCTCCGGGCGACGTTCCATTGCGGTTCCGGAACGGCGACGGCCGGTCGATCCCGCGCGGATGCTGAAACTCGTCGGCGCCCGCGGCAACAATCTCAAGACCGTCACCGGCGAATTCCCCCTCGGCGTGTTCACCGCCATCACCGGCGTCTCCGGCGGCGGCAAGTCCACCCTGGTGATCGACACGCTCTACAAGGCGGTCTCCCGCCGGCTGATGGGCTCGGGGCAGGTGCCCGCGCCGTTCGAGCGGCTCGACGGGCTCGACCTGCTCGACAAGATCATCGAGATCGACCAGTCGCCGATCGGCCGCACCCCGCGCTCCAACCCCGCGACCTATACCGACCTGTTCGCCCCGATCCGCGACTGGTTCGCCGAACTGCCGGAAAGCCGCGCGCGCGGCTACAAGTCCGGCCGCTTCTCCTTCAACGTCAAGGGCGGGCGCTGCGAAGCCTGCCAGGGCGACGGGGTGCTGAAGATCGAGATGCACTTCCTGCCCGACGTCTTCGTCACCTGCGACACCTGCAAGGGAAAACGTTACAATCGCGAAACGCTGGAAATCCGCTTCCGGGAGAAATCCATCGCCGATGTGCTCGACATGAATGTCGACGAGGCGATGGGCTATTTCTCCGCCCAACCCCGCATCCGCGACCGGCTCGAACTGCTCGGCAAGGTCGGGCTCGGCTATATCAAGCTCGGCCAGGCGGCCACGACCCTTTCCGGCGGCGAGGCGCAGCGGATCAAGCTCGCCAAGGAACTCGCCCGCCGTGCCACCGGCCGCACGCTCTACATCCTCGACGAGCCGACAACCGGCCTGCATTTCGAGGATGTGAGGAAATTGCTGGAGGTTCTCCATGCGCTGGTGGATGCCGGCAATACCGTGATCGTCATCGAGCACAATCTGGAAGTGATCAAGACCGCCGACTGGATCATCGATCTCGGCCCCGAGGGCGGGGATGGCGGCGGCGAGATCGTCGCTGCCGGCACGCCGGAAGAGGTCGTGACGAACGAGCGGTCTCATACCGCGAGCTTCCTCGCGCCCCTGTTGCCGAAGCCGGCGGCGCGGAGCGCCGGGCGGCGTCGCAAGGTGGCGTGA
- the leuS gene encoding leucine--tRNA ligase, whose amino-acid sequence MDQTTHDASAYDFTAAEARWQAAWEARNCFATADAPQGGRRKCYVLEMFPYPSGKIHMGHVRNYAIGDVIARARRAQGYDVLHPMGWDAFGLPAENAARERNVDPAKWTRDNIAAMKADLKRVGLSVDWSREFATCDPEYYGHQQKLFLDLWRAGLAYRRESAVNWDPVDMTVLANEQVIDGRGWKSGAPVEKRKLRQWFFRITDFAADLLAGLDTLENWPERVRTMQRNWIGRSEGAEFTIRLAAPCGGIESVPVYSTRPDTLFGMSFVALAPDHPLATAVAAANPEAAAFIAECQSAGTSEAAIEAAEKRGFDTGLRVVHPFDPSRTHPVWIANFVLMDYGTGAIFGCPAHDQRDLDFARKYGLDVTVVVAPKDDPGLAVGDVAFTGDGVIVNSGFLDGLDVAAAKSRAIAELESRGAGKGVVNWRLRDWGVSRQRAWGCPIPMIHCEVCGTVPVPEKDLPVRLPDDLPFDRPGNALDHHPSWKHVACPQCGAAAQRETDTFDTFVDSSWYFARFCAPHAPVPADPAATSHWMPVDHYIGGIEHAILHLLYARFFTRAMHRLGQVGVAEPFAGLFTQGMLTHESYRTEDGKWLYPEEVIRHADHATTLDGRKVIVGPIEKMSKSKRNTVDPSAVIARFGADTARWFVLSDNPPERDVEWTEAGAQGAFRYVQRLYRLARSVAADRADDVALERAEGEARKLRQATHRTIAAVTEAIDGFAFNVAIARLYELANAIAETEGRDAPGLPAARREAMSALIRLAAPIIPHVAEEANAQVSPEAGLVVNQPWPVAEPELLRRDSVTLAVQIMGKLRGTIELPPGADAETAIAAAMAEPRIAQLLEGATIVKRIHVPDRIVNFVVRP is encoded by the coding sequence ATGGACCAGACCACGCACGACGCCTCCGCCTATGATTTCACCGCCGCCGAGGCGCGCTGGCAGGCGGCGTGGGAGGCGCGGAACTGCTTCGCCACCGCCGACGCGCCGCAGGGCGGCCGGCGGAAATGCTACGTGCTGGAGATGTTCCCCTACCCGTCGGGGAAGATCCATATGGGCCATGTGCGGAACTACGCGATCGGCGACGTGATCGCCCGCGCCCGCCGCGCCCAGGGCTATGACGTGCTGCACCCGATGGGCTGGGACGCGTTCGGCCTGCCGGCCGAGAACGCGGCGCGGGAGCGCAATGTCGATCCCGCCAAATGGACGCGCGACAACATCGCGGCGATGAAGGCCGACCTGAAGCGCGTCGGCCTCTCGGTCGACTGGTCGCGCGAATTCGCCACCTGCGACCCGGAATATTACGGGCACCAGCAGAAACTCTTCCTCGACCTCTGGCGCGCCGGCCTGGCCTATCGGCGCGAATCGGCGGTGAACTGGGACCCGGTGGACATGACCGTGCTCGCCAACGAGCAGGTGATCGACGGGCGGGGCTGGAAATCCGGCGCGCCGGTGGAAAAGCGCAAGCTGCGCCAGTGGTTCTTCCGCATCACCGATTTCGCCGCGGACCTGCTCGCCGGGCTCGACACGCTGGAGAACTGGCCCGAGCGGGTGCGGACCATGCAGCGCAACTGGATCGGCCGCTCCGAGGGCGCGGAATTCACGATCCGGCTGGCGGCGCCGTGCGGCGGCATCGAGAGCGTGCCGGTCTATTCCACGCGGCCGGACACGCTGTTCGGGATGAGCTTCGTCGCCCTGGCGCCGGATCATCCGCTCGCCACCGCCGTTGCCGCGGCCAATCCCGAGGCCGCCGCCTTCATCGCCGAGTGCCAGAGCGCCGGCACCTCCGAAGCCGCGATCGAGGCGGCCGAGAAGCGCGGGTTCGATACCGGGCTGCGCGTCGTCCACCCCTTCGATCCGTCGCGGACCCACCCGGTCTGGATCGCCAATTTCGTGCTGATGGACTACGGCACGGGCGCGATTTTCGGCTGCCCGGCGCATGACCAGCGCGACCTCGATTTCGCCCGCAAATACGGGCTGGACGTCACCGTCGTCGTCGCGCCGAAGGACGATCCGGGCCTCGCGGTGGGGGATGTCGCCTTCACCGGCGATGGCGTGATCGTCAATTCCGGCTTCCTCGACGGGCTCGACGTCGCGGCGGCGAAGTCCCGCGCCATCGCCGAGCTCGAATCGCGCGGCGCCGGCAAGGGCGTGGTCAACTGGCGCCTGCGCGACTGGGGCGTGTCGCGCCAGCGCGCCTGGGGCTGCCCGATCCCGATGATCCATTGCGAGGTCTGCGGCACCGTTCCCGTGCCGGAAAAGGACCTGCCGGTGCGGCTGCCGGACGACCTGCCGTTCGACCGGCCGGGCAACGCGCTCGACCATCACCCGAGCTGGAAGCACGTGGCCTGCCCGCAATGCGGCGCGGCCGCCCAGCGCGAGACCGACACGTTCGACACCTTCGTCGATTCCTCGTGGTATTTCGCCCGGTTCTGCGCGCCGCACGCGCCCGTGCCGGCCGACCCGGCGGCGACCTCGCACTGGATGCCGGTCGATCACTACATCGGCGGCATCGAGCACGCGATCCTGCACCTGCTCTACGCCCGCTTCTTCACCCGGGCGATGCACCGGCTCGGCCAGGTCGGCGTCGCCGAGCCCTTCGCCGGCCTGTTCACCCAGGGCATGCTCACGCATGAGAGCTACCGCACCGAGGACGGCAAGTGGCTCTACCCCGAGGAGGTGATCCGCCACGCCGATCACGCGACGACGCTGGATGGCCGCAAGGTGATCGTCGGGCCGATCGAGAAGATGTCGAAATCGAAGCGCAACACGGTCGATCCCTCGGCCGTGATCGCCCGCTTCGGCGCCGACACCGCGCGGTGGTTCGTGCTGTCGGACAATCCGCCGGAGCGCGACGTGGAATGGACCGAGGCGGGGGCGCAGGGCGCGTTCCGCTATGTCCAGCGGCTGTATCGTCTCGCCCGCAGCGTCGCCGCCGACCGGGCCGACGACGTGGCGCTGGAGCGCGCCGAGGGCGAGGCCCGCAAGCTGCGGCAGGCGACGCATCGCACCATCGCCGCGGTGACCGAGGCGATCGACGGTTTCGCCTTCAACGTCGCCATCGCCCGGCTCTACGAGCTGGCGAACGCCATCGCCGAGACCGAGGGGCGGGATGCGCCGGGGCTGCCGGCGGCGCGGCGGGAGGCGATGTCGGCGCTGATCCGCCTCGCCGCGCCGATCATCCCGCATGTCGCGGAAGAGGCGAACGCGCAGGTCTCGCCGGAGGCCGGGCTGGTCGTCAACCAGCCCTGGCCGGTCGCCGAGCCGGAGCTGCTCAGGCGCGATTCGGTGACGCTGGCGGTGCAGATCATGGGCAAGCTGCGCGGCACGATCGAGCTGCCGCCGGGGGCGGACGCCGAAACCGCCATCGCGGCGGCGATGGCCGAGCCGCGCATCGCGCAACTTCTGGAAGGGGCGACGATCGTCAAGCGCATCCACGTTCCCGACCGGATCGTGAACTTTGTCGTCCGTCCTTAA
- the lptE gene encoding LPS assembly lipoprotein LptE, with protein sequence MSSVLKILPLAGLLALAGCGFRPLYGGGQAGTAVVSQLDEIDVGLLPDRQGQLLRQALEAELQRAGAPSFYRYHLAVDYGWNVQIVGVQPDSSNTRNRYIATAQWTLTPEGDRSRIIARGSTQAMDAIDNIDNQNFAGTLDQGVLRHRFAKRLARQITQQLAVYFRNHPDRG encoded by the coding sequence TTGTCGTCCGTCCTTAAGATCCTGCCCCTCGCGGGCCTGCTCGCGCTCGCGGGGTGCGGGTTCCGCCCGCTATATGGCGGCGGCCAGGCGGGAACCGCCGTCGTCTCGCAGCTCGACGAGATCGATGTCGGCTTGCTGCCGGACCGGCAGGGGCAGTTGCTGCGCCAGGCGCTCGAAGCCGAGTTGCAGCGCGCCGGCGCGCCGTCCTTCTATCGCTACCATCTCGCGGTCGACTATGGCTGGAACGTGCAGATCGTGGGCGTGCAGCCGGACAGCTCGAACACCCGAAACCGCTACATCGCCACCGCGCAATGGACGCTGACGCCCGAAGGCGACCGGAGCCGGATCATCGCCCGCGGCTCGACGCAGGCGATGGATGCGATCGACAACATCGACAACCAGAACTTCGCGGGCACCCTGGATCAGGGCGTGCTGCGCCATCGCTTCGCGAAGCGGCTCGCCCGGCAGATCACCCAGCAGCTCGCGGTCTATTTCCGCAATCACCCCGACCGGGGGTAA
- a CDS encoding porin family protein, translated as MRKYLLASAASLGLMVAASGAAHAQAAKAPAPGQIVVHLNGLLNDQINMIGATGDSVQGGTKLNPIGMSGFLRLYPGFDGTTENGIQYGVATELRTTYTPAGVGTHEGFGAEGGNGYTTLAIRRAYGYIGTPQTGFVRFGQTDGIWWLLATGEYYNFGDGNLWNSDGGVGTAVPSPSDGGVGTAVPSPDAPKGLFTSSGALYTTNKIVYISPDVDGFKAGFDFEPNSNAFNEGALCTIGSTNCATLASAPGGVKSRRKNTITGGLEYSGEFSGTGVTLAVDYLHAAPIGDSTGTGVGYKSMGIAEFSGQVKYAGFTLGANVKTGQVNNGYTFLTPGQRDLFFYEVTGIYDFGPYTVGAYYFNNQAAGAYTPGSNIGRTETDYGIAVGANYALSKNLGVYATYLYGHRHQDGYTFGTNNGVALTNNVQSQAFSLGAALKW; from the coding sequence ATGCGCAAGTATCTTCTGGCGTCTGCCGCATCGCTCGGCTTGATGGTCGCCGCGTCCGGTGCCGCTCACGCCCAGGCTGCCAAGGCCCCCGCTCCGGGTCAGATCGTCGTCCACCTGAACGGCCTGTTGAACGACCAGATCAACATGATCGGCGCGACGGGTGATAGCGTCCAGGGCGGCACCAAGCTGAACCCGATCGGCATGTCCGGCTTCCTGCGCCTGTATCCGGGCTTCGACGGTACGACTGAGAATGGAATTCAATATGGTGTCGCGACAGAGTTGCGCACCACTTACACGCCCGCTGGCGTCGGTACACACGAAGGTTTCGGGGCTGAAGGTGGTAATGGTTATACTACCCTAGCTATCCGTCGTGCTTACGGATATATCGGAACACCTCAGACCGGTTTCGTTCGATTTGGGCAGACTGATGGTATTTGGTGGCTGCTGGCGACCGGCGAATACTATAATTTCGGCGATGGCAATTTGTGGAATTCTGATGGTGGTGTTGGTACGGCTGTGCCGTCTCCTTCTGATGGTGGTGTTGGTACGGCTGTGCCGTCTCCTGATGCACCAAAGGGGCTCTTCACGTCATCTGGTGCGCTCTACACGACCAACAAGATCGTCTACATCTCGCCTGACGTCGACGGCTTCAAGGCTGGCTTCGACTTCGAGCCTAATTCTAACGCCTTTAACGAGGGTGCGCTTTGCACAATCGGAAGCACGAATTGCGCAACGCTTGCCAGCGCTCCGGGAGGGGTGAAGTCACGCCGCAAGAACACCATCACAGGCGGTCTTGAATATTCGGGCGAGTTTAGTGGAACGGGCGTGACGCTAGCTGTCGACTACCTGCACGCCGCTCCAATCGGCGACAGCACCGGCACGGGGGTTGGATACAAGTCGATGGGCATCGCCGAGTTCTCCGGTCAGGTGAAATACGCCGGCTTCACGCTGGGTGCGAACGTCAAGACCGGTCAGGTGAACAACGGTTACACCTTCCTGACGCCGGGCCAGCGCGACCTGTTCTTCTATGAAGTGACGGGTATCTACGATTTCGGCCCCTATACAGTCGGTGCCTACTACTTCAACAACCAGGCCGCTGGTGCTTACACGCCGGGTTCGAACATCGGCCGCACCGAGACCGATTACGGCATAGCCGTCGGCGCGAACTATGCGCTCAGCAAGAATCTCGGCGTGTATGCGACCTACCTTTATGGTCACCGTCATCAGGATGGTTACACTTTCGGAACAAACAACGGCGTTGCTCTGACGAACAACGTGCAGTCCCAGGCGTTCAGCCTCGGTGCCGCTCTGAAGTGGTAA
- a CDS encoding DUF3576 domain-containing protein: protein MRFPDMTCPNNFLRPALKAAALGSALALVACSNAKQPNLPNMETYRTPQAMASSGNGGLGTLFTFGGKSHAEQTGVAVNAYLWRASLVTLSFMPLASADPFAGVIVTDWYSPPAKPDRRFKVSAYVLGTTLTANNLKVSVFEQDRQDGAWVDQPVDPAVANGLEDRILARAAQLKAAGQLNG from the coding sequence GTGCGCTTTCCAGACATGACCTGCCCGAACAACTTCCTCCGGCCTGCTCTGAAAGCCGCGGCGCTGGGCTCCGCGCTCGCGCTCGTGGCGTGCAGCAACGCGAAGCAGCCCAACCTGCCGAACATGGAAACCTATCGAACCCCGCAGGCGATGGCCTCAAGCGGCAATGGCGGGCTCGGCACGCTGTTCACCTTCGGCGGCAAGAGCCACGCGGAGCAGACCGGTGTGGCGGTCAATGCCTATCTCTGGCGCGCCTCGCTCGTCACGCTCAGCTTCATGCCGCTGGCCTCGGCGGACCCCTTCGCCGGCGTGATCGTGACCGACTGGTATTCGCCGCCGGCCAAGCCGGACCGGCGCTTCAAGGTGTCCGCCTATGTGCTCGGCACCACGCTGACCGCCAACAACCTGAAGGTTTCGGTCTTCGAGCAGGATCGCCAGGACGGCGCCTGGGTCGACCAGCCGGTCGATCCCGCGGTTGCCAACGGCCTCGAGGATCGCATCCTCGCCCGCGCCGCCCAGCTGAAGGCGGCGGGGCAGCTGAACGGCTGA
- a CDS encoding thiamine phosphate synthase, whose protein sequence is MDEQLIAAARAVKRRRRCRHPTLWLFTDRARLPDPLGAIARLPPGLSGVVLRDDAAPDRAALAAAVAKLCRRRRIALVVAGDARLAARLHAGLHLRRGRVAPGRKPGLVTASAHGRQELVRARRAGAGLVFLSPAFPTASHPGAPALGPVRWAALARLAGGVQVVALGGIEGRRMRALGPACRGVAAIGALSNQCHTVWR, encoded by the coding sequence ATGGATGAACAACTGATCGCGGCGGCACGGGCGGTCAAGCGGCGCCGTCGCTGCCGCCACCCCACGCTCTGGCTGTTCACCGATCGGGCCCGATTGCCCGACCCGCTCGGCGCGATCGCCCGCCTGCCGCCGGGACTCTCCGGCGTGGTGCTGCGCGACGATGCGGCGCCGGACCGGGCCGCGCTCGCGGCGGCGGTGGCGAAGCTCTGCCGGCGCCGGCGAATCGCCCTCGTGGTCGCCGGCGATGCGCGGCTGGCGGCCCGTCTGCACGCCGGGCTGCACCTGCGGCGGGGCAGGGTTGCGCCGGGCCGCAAGCCGGGTCTGGTGACCGCCTCGGCGCATGGCCGGCAGGAGCTGGTGCGCGCGCGCCGGGCCGGCGCCGGGCTGGTGTTTCTCTCGCCGGCCTTCCCGACGGCGAGCCATCCTGGGGCGCCCGCCCTCGGGCCGGTGCGCTGGGCGGCGCTGGCGCGGCTGGCCGGCGGGGTTCAGGTGGTGGCCCTTGGCGGCATCGAGGGGCGGCGGATGCGGGCGCTTGGCCCGGCCTGCCGCGGTGTTGCGGCGATCGGGGCTTTGTCAAATCAGTGTCATACAGTGTGGCGTTGA